In one window of Cellulophaga sp. HaHa_2_95 DNA:
- a CDS encoding MarC family protein, producing the protein MEFHFDFKEIATATMVLFAVIDILGSIPIIIGLRNKVGHIQSEKASIVAAIIMVAFLFIGDEILNLIGIDVNSFAVAGSFIIFFLAIEMILGITLYRDDAPESASIVPIAFPLIAGAGTMTSILSLRAEYFVENIIVAIIINIIFVYLVLKSSKRIEKLLGQTGLSVIRKVFGVILLAIAVKLFAANINELF; encoded by the coding sequence ATGGAATTTCATTTCGATTTTAAAGAAATTGCTACAGCAACAATGGTTTTGTTTGCTGTAATCGACATTTTAGGAAGCATCCCTATTATTATAGGCTTACGAAATAAAGTAGGACATATACAATCTGAGAAAGCCTCTATTGTTGCGGCTATTATCATGGTAGCTTTTCTTTTTATTGGAGATGAGATCCTAAACTTAATTGGAATAGACGTAAACTCCTTCGCCGTTGCTGGTTCTTTCATTATCTTCTTTCTAGCTATAGAAATGATTTTAGGGATTACACTTTACCGTGATGATGCTCCAGAGAGTGCTTCTATCGTACCTATTGCTTTTCCGTTAATAGCAGGTGCAGGTACTATGACGTCTATTTTATCATTACGTGCAGAATATTTTGTAGAGAACATCATTGTTGCTATTATCATCAACATTATCTTTGTATACTTAGTTTTAAAATCTTCTAAGAGAATTGAAAAACTACTAGGACAAACAGGATTAAGTGTCATCAGAAAAGTTTTTGGTGTTATCTTACTGGCCATTGCCGTTAAATTATTCGCAGCGAATATTAATGAACTTTTTTAA
- a CDS encoding DUF3109 family protein, with translation MFQIGKTLVSEEIIDNDFVCNLTACKGACCVDGDAGAPLEDKETEILVDIYQKVKPFLRAEGIAVIEEEGAFVKGEDGEWETPLVNGSECAYVVFSDNGTAKCGLEDAYNAGVTDWKKPVSCHMYPVRIREYTEFTAVNYHKWHICDPACSLGEELKVPVYKFLKEALIRKFGEQWYADLELAASEHTK, from the coding sequence ATGTTTCAAATAGGAAAAACTTTAGTCTCTGAAGAAATAATAGATAACGATTTTGTTTGTAATCTGACCGCTTGTAAAGGTGCTTGTTGTGTGGATGGTGACGCTGGTGCACCGCTAGAAGACAAGGAAACCGAAATACTGGTTGATATTTATCAAAAAGTGAAACCTTTTTTAAGGGCAGAAGGTATTGCTGTCATTGAAGAAGAAGGTGCTTTTGTAAAAGGTGAAGATGGTGAATGGGAAACTCCATTGGTAAATGGTAGCGAGTGTGCTTATGTTGTTTTTTCAGATAACGGAACCGCTAAATGTGGTTTAGAAGATGCGTATAATGCAGGGGTTACTGATTGGAAGAAGCCAGTTTCTTGTCATATGTATCCAGTGCGTATCCGTGAGTATACGGAGTTTACGGCTGTAAATTATCATAAATGGCATATTTGTGACCCTGCTTGTTCTTTAGGGGAAGAATTAAAAGTGCCTGTCTATAAATTCTTGAAAGAAGCTTTAATTCGAAAATTTGGAGAACAATGGTATGCGGACCTAGAACTTGCAGCATCAGAACATACTAAATAG